The following are encoded in a window of Vigna unguiculata cultivar IT97K-499-35 chromosome 8, ASM411807v1, whole genome shotgun sequence genomic DNA:
- the LOC114193821 gene encoding uncharacterized protein LOC114193821 gives MGLCFGCFGADKRMSKEEERLASEEARAKAAEAAQKRQEQFEKSAAGRAARAQQQAMAKQSANPNKGEPVLKWQMG, from the exons atgggtctTTGCTTTGGTTGCTTCGGCGCAGACAAGCGCATGAGCAAGGAAGAAGAAAGGTTAGCCTCTGAAGAAGCGCGTGCAAAAGCTGCTGAAGCGGCACAGAAAAG ACAAGAGCAATTTGAGAAATCTGCAGCAGGACGAGCTGCACGTGCACAGCAACAGGCAATGGCAAAGCAATCTGCAAACCCCAACAAAGGCGAACCCGTTCTAAAG TGGCAGATGGGTTGA